One genomic segment of Plasmodium cynomolgi strain B DNA, chromosome 14, whole genome shotgun sequence includes these proteins:
- a CDS encoding hypothetical protein (putative) → MNKITLANRYHDHMYHYMNNQSVRKEEFTYFDGKQVDVNSVGAEASIPSGTSLDKEKMNSTNTQEGKTNKRNADQKGSNDHIANPGLGSNRRSRSKNNGMKKCNHNNNGNVEYNNGTCTSYTKSSFEEQKKGSALSGKRKKNGQVSSSNCGGLGSKVSNETGAEILSKGNDNNNTVVRGVSSGNADTGAVADATTAPSDVRSGKVVPNFRSTIYGEVNLAESVNYHPMRYDSKDRLMDKGENKNAQVLNERAFEKMGTNLLRKDNACFEDPFTNNFSGVQRGFSDKMDLSNISRFVNHTNSRVEKSEKALIPFDKCANRDTHRNGEEEEEEEEEEEEDEEDEEEDVEDEEDVEDVEDEEDVEDEEDVKKGELHNTPSSSFSTYYRSDTVEGATTSSDVKEVSPVVSAVYDCGNPCGGEKRSKKQWKRGNGKRDPPSSDNKGKTSIDCGDRSGEEHAGSNNGEMARCNISGNVNQNNNIGIGIGKQGKESSINVHRNGSVGSKNNKGNGGNRNKHQNRKNSKRKNSAGKEEARAKGMHAEVGGDGNAANEANDANDANEANDANEANEANNVNGACTPKNSQTTNGANKKAQKNGVKVIQNSCPAQSDTNNAAQAPNGADDLVNLSTLQDSANASTMKSAGADVDLLFFRENDDPLEEHYMLLEEDDYGVHKVKEKAAKKDTAGEKDTSLERDTFLEKDISLQKDISLQKDIAREKDIAGLNNTLNILRNNLYHIFSDSCDEQCSDECLVGSLDGAADRSRDRGSESVSFVDKPRGDTHRSDTHRSDTHGSDMHRSDMHRSDMHRSDMHRSDMHRSDMHRSDMHRIDMQRGPMQSAVGQKGLAQSGLMERSFMERGLMERGLMERGLMERGLMERGLMERGMMERGFIERGFIERGFIERGFIERGLMERGLMQHELTQHGLTQHGLIQRGLINQWGAAQTPSYEEDAEAEKEDKLGINDLRGDRSAFRGQHSLSDAPYSGLLQAPCMSGLMGSVPYVPSVPSVPSVRGIVPHNRYGPSGVAGVSSIGSIGGVAGVSSIGSIGSIGSVGGVGGSVVNKPSGHGASGAHQSPFVPNNQKKTNLSGAVGKKCGMETHLNSRSGNMVNTKESANCHKAKKRVNENMSVERPVTLNNSQMLEAFMQGRLCLSCDSLDHPMPLCPNNSFVCPNCHNISHRGNDCPMKCRFCLKYHVGVSIMDCLKKARIQSEKNFTNEEKNETNKVGKNVKSNDDNRVSVGPRFDITTRPDNSYGRSVYVSNLSEDITNVQLRDAINNHLENGYVVNIDRQDGYAFVELSNLNSTFQLVQKSININFRKLKIQFKKTGQFLIPDNLSLSVNNVVSFGLHRSGGVGGGATTLVHDKLGKNGTTAVCRKNPSNGANSNALSSGSGATSGNAVEVCSKLRLGGSKGGGNNSANGVTLPGVADGKGKYACKSSSAKHPKAQQQKKQHGQHGQQTQQGQLQPVELMQPVQQVQQTQQTQQTQQTQQTQQTQQTQLAQPTQSAQPAQSAQPAQSTQPAQSTQPAQSTQPAQSTQSAQQRKNRQKDNLKQGRAGHSNGTSTVDKNQNAKAANLSQKKNKLVGERNQEKGRRGRPSDGTVPTMGNGDGNYGAVTGGALFHGCKNPHSVQIPSLQILNMPNDYLLAQHLDGAKTGAVAEGLTRNYYDFMCTNGLALKSGHVKKTMDVNNVPHIPALCSSGSGNGGNDHFTSEAAKVGLLYEGNKITLKMVNDMNEKNELHKSMTTETSKTTATTTTASDNILSTQLFNRVPPMRRSLHKFDDIMKETHLSTVMEVSGAVSMNGKLTRSMNASLGDGMFAGGSMSLGRVGDRDRGNAEYSGEFSGECSGECSGEYSGEFGGEFGGEFGGDFNGEFSGAYLGPYNDRFTADGNNDRRYRTSSGNKNNNYHSNHNNSSVSEGRPNIDLKSIVDNAIEVNHDTLNYDQISFANAAGEGLLHDDVPASSANAPGAYTFGECDVAGPYHSNENYTRQNKMYSNKQGIVGPYINFEASVNGNNIWKDRNGGHMGSSGNSGSSGSSGNNGSSGHSGSSGHSGSRHPPDLKHSCNNICDDMFFGNHDIYDVFSRFNAIKLDDDSGGSGRGGGAISDGVGHPFAIGSTQHNDSCNRNRDGNPNLNLSPNRNLNPICAQNDVHQMPPSPNETTDEENRITFDEENKIKFEADSKIKFANLSSDMFQQLSDRSVKEDVDLMDDSYVSSMKYKELDAIEKDLEKHIKALWNLRKIKLVKSHDIPHGILHNIPHNEFV, encoded by the exons atgaataaaattacgCTGGCTAATCGATATCACGACCACATGTACCATTACATGAACAACCAGTCAGTGAGGAAGGAAGAATTCACCTACTTTGATGGCAAGCAGGTGGATGTCAACTCTGTAGGTGCAGAAGCATCTATCCCCAGCGGGACTAGTCtggataaggaaaaaatgaatagtaCGAACACACAAGAGGGTAAGACCAACAAAAGAAACGCAGACCAGAAGGGAAGTAACGACCATATTGCCAACCCCGGTTTGGGCAGCAACAGAAGAAGTCGTAGTAAGAATAATGGCATGAAGAAATGCAACCATAACAATAACGGTAATGTCGAGTACAACAATGGCACTTGTACTAGCTACACCAAGAGCAGTTTtgaggaacagaaaaaaggaagcgcaTTGTCtgggaagaggaagaagaatggTCAGGTTAGCAGTTCCAATTGTGGTGGCTTGGGAAGTAAAGTGTCGAACGAGACGGGAGCAGAAATCCTCAGCAAAGGAAACGATAACAATAACACCGTTGTGAGGGGTGTAAGCAGCGGGAATGCTGACACCGGTGCTGTGGCCGATGCGACAACAGC GCCATCGGATGTGCGAAGCGGTAAAGTAGTCCCTAACTTTAGAAGTACCATATATGGCGAAGTGAACCTGGCCGAGAGTGTCAACTACCACCCAATGCGCTACGACAGCAAGGATAGACTCATGGACAAAGGAGAGAATAAAAACGCACAGGTGTTGAATGAACGAGcctttgaaaaaatggggaccaACTTACTACGAAAGGATAATGCCTGTTTTGAAGATCCTTTTACCAATAATTTTAGCGGAGTTCAGCGTGGCTTTAGTGACAAAATGGACCTAAGCAACATAAGCCGATTTGTGAACCACACGAACAGCAGAGTAGAAAAGTCGGAGAAAGCTCTCATACCGTTTGATAAGTGTGCCAATCGGGACACGCATAGAAATggcgaagaggaggaggaagaagaagaggaggaagaggaggacgaagaggatgaagaggaggacgTAGAAGACGAAGAGGACGTAGAAGACgtagaagacgaagaagacgtggaagacgaagaagatgtaaaaaagggagaactTCATAACACGCCAAGTAGCAGTTTTTCCACATATTACAGAAGTGACACTGTCGAGGGGGCGACCACGTCCAGCGATGTGAAGGAAGTGTCTCCTGTCGTCAGCGCAGTGTATGACTGTGGAAATCCCTGTGGAGGAGAAAAGCGCAGCAAGAAGCAATGGAAGAGGGGAAATGGGAAGAGGGACCCTCCATCTAGCGATAATAAGGGGAAAACCTCAATCGATTGCGGGGATAGGAGCGGTGAAGAGCATGCGGGGAGTAACAACGGGGAGATGGCGAGGTGCAACATAAGCGGCAACGTGAACCAAAACAACAACATAGGCATCGGCATCGGCAAGCAAGGCAAGGAGAGCAGTATTAACGTCCACCGAAATGGCAGTGTCGGAAgcaaaaacaacaaaggcaaCGGGGGCAACAGGAACAAGCACCAGAACAggaaaaatagcaaaagaAAGAACAGCGCCGGGAAGGAAGAGGCGAGAGCCAAAGGTATGCACGCTGAGGTTGGAGGGGATGGGAATGCCGCTAACGAGGCAAATGACGCTAATGACGCGAACGAGGCAAACGACGCTAACGAGGCAAACGAGGCAAACAACGTTAACGGCGCATGCACCCCAAAAAACTCCCAAACCACCAACGGTGCAAACAAAAAGGCTCAGAAAAACGGAGTGAAGGTAATCCAAAACAGCTGCCCTGCGCAGAGCGACACGAACAACGCTGCGCAAGCCCCCAACGGGGCAGATGACCTAGTAAACTTGTCCACGCTGCAAGATAGCGCCAACGCCAGCACGATGAAGAGCGCAGGAGCAGATGTAgacttgcttttttttcgcgaaaATGATGATCCCTTAGAGGAACATTATATGCTGTTGGAGGAAGATGATTATGGAGTTCACAAGGTGAAGGAAAAGGctgcaaaaaaggacaccGCCGGAGAGAAGGACACCTCCCTGGAAAGGGACACCTTCCTGGAAAAGGACATCTCTCTGCAAAAGGACATCTCCCTTCAAAAGGACATCGCTAGGGAAAAGGACATCGCCGGGTTGAATAACACTTTGAACATATTAAGGAATAATCTGTATCATATCTTTAGCGATTCGTGCGATGAGCAGTGCAGTGACGAGTGCCTCGTGGGGAGTTTGGACGGCGCCGCGGATAGAAGTAGGGACAGGGGTAGCGAAAGCGTTAGTTTCGTGGACAAGCCTAGAGGTGACACGCATAGGAGCGACACGCATAGGAGTGACACGCATGGGAGCGACATGCATAGGAGTGACATGCATAGGAGTGACATGCATAGGAGTGACATGCATAGGAGTGACATGCATAGGAGCGACATGCATAGGAGTGACATGCATAGGATCGATATGCAGAGGGGTCCTATGCAGAGCGCAGTGGGGCAGAAGGGACTGGCGCAAAGCGGTCTTATGGAACGCAGCTTTATGGAACGCGGCTTGATGGAACGCGGCTTGATGGAACGCGGCTTGATGGAACGTGGCTTGATGGAACGTGGCTTGATGGAACGTGGCATGATGGAACGCGGCTTTATAGAACGCGGCTTTATAGAACGCGGCTTTATAGAACGCGGCTTTATAGAACGCGGCTTGATGGAACGAGGCTTGATGCAACACGAGTTGACGCAGCACGGGTTGACGCAGCACGGGTTGATTCAACGCGGCTTGATTAACCAGTGGGGCGCCGCACAGACCCCTTCGTACGAAGAGGATGCGGAGGCGGAGAAGGAGGACAAGTTGGGAATTAATGACCTTCGCGGTGACAGAAGCGCATTCAGGGGTCAGCACTCTTTAAGCGACGCGCCGTATAGCGGTTTACTACAGGCTCCATGCATGAGCGGCCTGATGGGCAGTGTGCCCTACGTGCCCAGCGTGCCCAGCGTGCCTAGCGTGAGGGGAATCGTACCCCACAACAGATACGGCCCGAGCGGCGTTGCCGGTGTCAGCAGTATTGGCAGTATTGGCGGCGTTGCCGGTGTCAGCAGTATTGGTAGTATTGGCAGCATTGGCAGCgttggcggcgttggcgGCAGTGTGGTGAATAAGCCAAGTGGGCACGGCGCGAGTGGAGCGCACCAATCCCCCTTCGTGCCCAACAACCAGAAGAAAACGAACTTGAGCGGAGCAGTCGGGAAGAAATGTGGAATGGAAACTCACCTGAACAGTCGCAGTGGAAATATGGTTAACACAAAAGAAAGTGCAAATTGCCATAAGgctaaaaaaagagtaaatgaaaatatgagTGTTGAAAGACCGGTAACATTAAATAACTCCCAAATGCTAGAGGCATTCATGCAAGGAAGACTTTGCTTAAGTTGCGACTCGCTTGATCATCCTATGCCTTTGTGTCCGAACAACTCCTTTGTGTGTCCTAACTGTCATAATATCTCCCATAGAGGAAATGATTGCCCAATGAAGTGCCGTTTTTGCTTGAAATACCACGTGGGTGTATCCATCATGGACTGTTTAAAGAAGGCAAGAATACAGAGTGAAAAGAATTttacaaatgaagaaaagaacgaaacaaataaagtaggaaaaaatgtgaagagtAACGACGATAATAGGGTTAGTGTAGGACCAAGATTTGATATAACTACAAGACCTGATAATTCCTATGGAAGGAGTGTATATGTATCCAATTTGAGCGAAGATATAACGAATGTACAACTAAGAGACGCCATTAACAACCATTTGGAGAATGGCTACGTAGTAAATATCGATAGACAGGATGGATACGCATTTGTGGAGCTGTCTAATTTGAACTCTACTTTCCAACTGGTGCAGAAATCcataaacataaattttaggaagttaaaaattcagtttaaaaaaacaggGCAATTTTTGATACCTGACAATTTGTCCTTAAGCGTTAATAATGTGGTTAGCTTTGGTTTGCACCGAAGTGGTGGAGTAGGGGGGGGAGCTACTACCCTTGTGCACGACAAGCTGGGGAAAAACGGGACGACTGCTGTCTGTAGGAAGAACCCATCGAATGGTGCGAATAGCAATGCGTTAAGCAGCGGAAGCGGCGCCACCAGTGGGAACGCTGTCGAAGTTTGTAGCAAGTTGAGGCTGGGCGGAAGTAAGGGAGGAGGCAATAACAGCGCAAACGGAGTTACCTTACCGGGCGTGGCAGACGGCAAGGGCAAATACGCGTGCAAGTCGTCCAGCGCGAAGCACCCCAAAGCTcagcagcagaagaagcaacaTGGGCAGCATGGGCAGCAGACGCAGCAGGGGCAACTGCAACCGGTGGAGCTGATGCAACCTGTGCAACAAGTGCAACAAACGCAGCAAACGCAGCAAACGCAACAAACGCAACAAACGCAACAAACGCAACAAACGCAACTAGCACAGCCCACGCAATCGGCCCAACCCGCACAATCGGCCCAACCCGCACAATCGACCCAACCCGCACAATCGACCCAACCCGCACAATCGACCCAACCCGCACAATCGACCCAATCCGCGcagcaaaggaaaaacaggCAGAAGGATAACCTCAAGCAGGGAAGAGCCGGGCACAGTAACGGCACCTCCACCGTTGACAAGAACCAGAACGCAAAAGCCGCCAACCTCAgccaaaagaaaaacaaactgGTGGGTGAGAGGAACCAGgagaagggaagaaggggcAGGCCATCCGATGGAACTGTTCCCACAATGGGAAACGGAGATGGAAATTACGGTGCAGTCACCGGGGGGGCCTTGTTTCATGGGTGCAAAAATCCTCACAGTGTGCAGATTCCGAGCTTACAAATTTTGAATATGCCCAACGACTACCTCTTAGCACAGCACCTCGATGGTGCCAAGACCGGAGCAGTAGCAGAAGGATTGACTCGAAACTACTACGATTTTATGTGCACCAATGGTCTTGCGTTGAAGAGTGGCCACGTGAAGAAGACCATGGATGTAAATAATGTGCCGCATATTCCTGCCCTGTGTAGCAGTGGTTCTGGTAACGGTGGAAATGACCATTTCACTAGTGAGGCGGCTAAAGTTGGATTGCTTTacgaaggaaataaaataacccTGAAGATGGTAAACGACATGAATGAGAAGAACGAGCTACATAAAAGCATGACGACAGAGACGAGCAAAACGACAGCTACCACCACAACCGCGTCGGACAATATATTGAGCACGCAACTCTTCAATAGAGTCCCCCCCATGAGGAGAAGTTTGCACAAATTTGATGATATCATGAAGGAGACCCATCTGTCTACGGTTATGGAAGTCAGCGGGGCTGTCAGCATGAACGGAAAATTGACAAGAAGTATGAATGCTTCCCTGGGAGATGGGATGTTCGCGGGTGGAAGCATGTCCCTCGGCCGCGTGGGCGACAGGGATAGGGGCAACGCCGAGTATAGCGGCGAGTTTAGCGGAGAGTGCAGCGGAGAGTGCAGCGGAGAGTATAGCGGCGAGTTTGGGGGCGAGTTTGGCGGCGAGTTTGGGGGAGACTTTAACGGCGAGTTTAGCGGTGCCTACCTGGGCCCTTACAAcgaccgcttcaccgctgaTGGAAATAATGACCGCCGTTACCGCACCAGCAGTGGCAACAAGAATAATAACTACCACAGCAACCATAACAACAGCAGCGTGTCGGAGGGACGACCCAACATAGACCTAAAATCAATCGTGGATAACGCCATCGAAGTGAACCACGACACGTTGAATTATGACCAAATCAGTTTTGCCAACGCGGCGGGGGAAGGTCTTCTGCACGATGATGTTCCTGCCTCGTCTGCTAATGCTCCTGGTGCCTACACGTTTGGCGAGTGCGACGTTGCGGGCCCGTACCACTCTAACGAAAATTACACgaggcaaaataaaatgtacagTAATAAACAAGGCATAGTTGGGCCCTACATAAATTTTGAGGCAAGCGTCAACGGAAACAACATATGGAAGGACAGAAACGGTGGCCACATGGGTAGCAGTGGCAATAGTGGCAGTAGTGGCAGTAGTGGCAACAATGGCAGTAGTGGCCATAGTGGCAGTAGTGGCCATAGTGGCAGTCGGCATCCCCCTGATTTGAAACATTCGTGCAATAACATTTGCGACGATATGTTTTTTGGGAACCACGACATCTATGATGTATTTTCTCGGTTCAATGCGATAAAGTTGGATGACGACAGCGGAGGCAGCGGCAGGGGTGGAGGCGCGATTAGCGACGGGGTTGGCCACCCCTTTGCCATCGGAAGTACTCAGCACAACGACAGCTGCAACCGCAACCGCGATGGCAATCCCAATCTCAATCTCAGTCCCAATCGCAATCTCAACCCCATCTGTGCGCAGAATGACGTGCACCAGATGCCACCATCACCAAATGAGACAACGGATGAGGAGAACAGAATTACGTTCGACGaagagaataaaataaagttcGAAGCGGACAGCAAAATAAAGTTTGCAAACCTCAGCTCTGACATGTTTCAACAACTGAGCGACCGTTCCGTCAAGGAAGACGTAGACCTTATGGACGACTCCTACGTGAGCAGCATGAAGTACAAAGAGCTGGATGCCATTGAGAAAGATTTGGAGAAGCACATCAAGGCTTTGTGGAACCTCCGCAAGATAAAGTTGGTGAAGTCGCACGACATTCCGCACGGCATTCTGCATAACATTCCGCACAACGAATTTGTGTAG